The Anaerobranca gottschalkii DSM 13577 genome segment GAATATTATAGAGCTTATAATATACTCCTTTTTTTGCCATTAAAGTATTGTGATCTCCCATTTCTACTATTTGTCCTTTATCTATTACCATAATTATGTCGGCATCCCTAATGGTACTTAACCGGTGGGCTATGATAAAACTTGTACGGTTTTTCATCAGTTCCCACATTCCCCTTTGTACATAAATTTCTGTCCGGGTATCTATATTACTAGTGGCCTCATCTAATATTAAAATTGCCGGATCTGCTAATATTGCCCTGGCAATTGCAATTAACTGTTTTTGACCACTACTTAAGTTGCTCCCACTTTCAGATAATATTGTATCATAACCTCTAGGTAATTTTTTAATAAAATTATGGGCATAAGCTAGTCTGGCAGCTTGTTCTACTTCATGATCTGTTGCCGATAATTTCCCATATCTGATATTTTCCCTAATTGTTCCAGAAAAAAGGTAAGTATCTTGTAATACAATACCAAAGGATTTTCGCAAACTTTCCCTTGTATAGTTTTTTATATCCTGCCCATCAATTAGTATTTTCCCCCCATTTATTTCATAAAACCTTGTTAGTAAGTTAATTATAGTAGTTTTTCCTGCACCTGTTCTTCCAACAATAGCCACACTAGTTCCTGGTTGAATTTCAAAGCTTAAGTTCTTTAATACTTCTTCACCATTTGGATATCTAAATCTTACATTTTGAAATATTATGTGTCCTTTGGCTTTATCTAAAATTACTCCATCTTGATTATCCTCTATCTCTTCCTCTTCTTCTAAAACTTCAAAAACCCTTTCGGCACCTGCTATTCCAGACTGTAAGGTATTGTAAATACTGGCAACTTCATTTAATGGTCGAACAAACTGTTTAGAATAGATAATAAAACTGGCAATGATCCAAACATCTATAATTCCATTTACCGCTAATATTCCACCAACCCCTGCTACTGATGTAAAGCCAATGTTTTTAATTACATTCATCAAAGGCATCATAAAACCGGACCAAATTTGAGCTTTTATCCCTACATCCTGTAACTTCAAGTTTATATCGTCAAAACTTTTAATTACATCTTCTTCACTATTAAAAGCTTTAACTACCCAAATTCCTGAAATCATCTCTTCAATATGACCATTTAACTTTCCTAAGTACTCTTGCTGCCTCCGGAAGTAAAGCCTTGTCTTTTCTGTAATCTTTTTAGTGACAAAATAAACTAAAGGAATGGTAACGATACTGGCTAATGTTAGTAAAGGGCTTAAGATAATCATCATTACAAAGGAGCCGGAAATTGTCAAGATACTAGACATCAACTGAATTGCCGATTGGGCCACTGTTGTACTGATATTATCTATATCATTAGATAATCGGCTCATAATCTCCCCATGGGTATGTTTATCAAAATATACTAATGGTAATTTCTGCAATTTGCTAAATAAAGATTTTCTAAGGCGAAAAAACATTTGCTGCGAAACTTGAGCTACTATCCATTCTTGAAGTATTTGAATAGTAGTATCAGCTAAATATATAACTGTTAGAAGTAGTAAGGTTATTTTAATTAAACTTAATTCTTCTCCCCCACCTATCCTTTCTAAAGCATCTATTCCCTGTCCAATTAAATAAGGGATCCAAAGAGCAATTG includes the following:
- a CDS encoding ABC transporter ATP-binding protein produces the protein MLKGPSFVALGDNPSRGQRGAPVVKAKDIKRTLKGLWHYFKREKTLLLILFGLVLISTAIALWIPYLIGQGIDALERIGGGEELSLIKITLLLLTVIYLADTTIQILQEWIVAQVSQQMFFRLRKSLFSKLQKLPLVYFDKHTHGEIMSRLSNDIDNISTTVAQSAIQLMSSILTISGSFVMMIILSPLLTLASIVTIPLVYFVTKKITEKTRLYFRRQQEYLGKLNGHIEEMISGIWVVKAFNSEEDVIKSFDDINLKLQDVGIKAQIWSGFMMPLMNVIKNIGFTSVAGVGGILAVNGIIDVWIIASFIIYSKQFVRPLNEVASIYNTLQSGIAGAERVFEVLEEEEEIEDNQDGVILDKAKGHIIFQNVRFRYPNGEEVLKNLSFEIQPGTSVAIVGRTGAGKTTIINLLTRFYEINGGKILIDGQDIKNYTRESLRKSFGIVLQDTYLFSGTIRENIRYGKLSATDHEVEQAARLAYAHNFIKKLPRGYDTILSESGSNLSSGQKQLIAIARAILADPAILILDEATSNIDTRTEIYVQRGMWELMKNRTSFIIAHRLSTIRDADIIMVIDKGQIVEMGDHNTLMAKKGVYYKLYNI